Part of the Leptospira yasudae genome is shown below.
AGAGCCTGTAATTCCGAGATCCGGTTCCAAATGTCTTCTGATTGCGAGAGATAATATCGAAAAAAGATACACCGCATTCGGATTTGAAAAAATCGATTCGATCAAAACGAAGATAGCGGATCTGGTTGAACTGGAAGTTAAAGAAGATAAAGCATTTATAAATTATAAAAATATAATTAAACTAACGATCGACGACGAAGGATTTCTTTTGGATCTGGGCGGAAAAACGCTCAAAATTCAGGGAGATATAGAGCAGGACGGAGATTTTAAAACGACCGGAAAAATGGAGGCGAAGAAAGAAATAACCGCATTTGCGGATTCTTCCAATTCCGTCGGATTATCGACGCACTTGACCGATTACGTGGATACACCGGTCGGGCCTTCCGTTTCGAGCAAACCAAAGGCAGGCACCTAATGATCGATTTTGCGAACGATCCGACTCGATTCGGAGATTTGGTTTTGGATTCTTCGGACGATGATTTGTTAAGCGACGGAAACGCCGTAAGAGTCGTTTTATCCGAAGTTAGGGAAATGTTCGAAATGACTGTTGGAGACGATATCGATTATCCAGAAATCTACAGTAGACAAAGAATAGCGCTCAATTCAACGGAGTACGCCGATCAAGCAGCGAGGATTCGCGATGCGGAGAGAATTCTTAAATTGCATCCGTTGGTCGATCCGCGCTCCATCGACGTTTCTCTCGATGTGGAAAGTCGAATCGTAGTTGATTTCCGATTAAAAACCGGAGAGTCGATCAAAGGAATTCTAATGAAATGAGCGAAATGAATAATGAAAACGAAATATATTTTTAAGGAGGTAGGAAATGAATTTAAACATAACGAAAGAACAAGTTCTTGCGGATCATCTTCAAAGCGTAAAGGCTTCCGGAGTATTTAAGAATCATACGTTTAGTCCGACTTCGAAAACGTTTTCAATTTTGAGAGCGGTATCGAATGCGGTATTTTTATTCATCGATACCGATCTTGTATCCGTTCAGAAAGCGATTCATCCGCATACCGCGGAAGACGATGCTCTTCACGAACATTTAATCCGAAGGGGAATGCAATGGAAACCCGCGCTTCCATCGATCATTAAAGTGAGAATAGGATCTTCCGTTCAGTCTGTTGTCGATCGGCAAATCCCGCAATCATTGATCGTAACTACTGCGGGCAATGAGGATCAAAGAGTCCGTTTTTTTCTGCAAGAATCCTTGGTATTGCCCGCCGGAGTCGCAGCCGACGCTCAGGGAAAATTTACGATAGAGGCTCTTGTTCAATGTACGATTGATGGTCCGATCGGAAACGTGGTGTCCGGTTCGATCAATACGATTGAAAATCCACCGGATGGTATCGATTATGTTTCGAACATCGAGATCAGTCCCGTTCAACAAGGACAATATCGGGAAACCAGAACTTCCGTAAGAGCTCGTTTGCAAAATGCGGAAGGCGTTTCTTCCAAGTGGACTCCAGCTTGGTATATTGGAGAAGCGGAAACATTCTCCTTCGTAAAACGCGCCATCTTTAAAAGTGCAAAAACATTGAAGACCGACGGAGAAGTGAAAGTTCTTTTACAGGGTACGGTTGGTCCGTTGACAAGCGCGCAGTTGATTCAAGTTGGGGATCATTTCAACTCGGAAGAAAACGATCCGGGAGGGGTGGCCCACGTTATAGTGGATAATATTTCGGAAACCCTGATCAACAAAACGGTTACGGTAAAATTTTCTTCGTCGGATACGATTCCGAGTCAGGTGGTTTTGGATCAGATCAAGGATGAATACTTTCTTTCTCTTTCCGAAGGTCAGGACTTTGTGGATGCCCAGTTAAAGGCTTTGTACCAATCTCTTCCGAATTGTATCGATGTGGAATTTAATCCATTAGGAAACGTTGATGTACCAGCAGGCTCGTTGGCCAACGCGGGCCCGGGATTTCAAGTGATCGGTGCGGTCTATGTCTGATAAGTTTAATTTCGATTTTGATTCTTACGTTTGGAAGAATCAAAGAAATCTAATTCGAAAGCTGGGAAACTCGAGTCTTTTTTATCGAATTCTAAAATCGATCCTTTCCGTTTTGAACGAAAGGGCCGTGAGATTGAATTGGTTATATCGTCAAATGTGGCTTGAGACGAGCGACGGTTTCGGTCTGATTCTTTGGGGAGCAAGATATAAGATTCAAAAACTCCCTGGAGAAACGGACGAGTCCTATAGGAATAGACTTTTACTGGCAAAGCTATTTAAGATGTCGATCGCGTCGGTTTCTTCGAAACGACAAGTAGTTCAATTCTCTACCGGCTTGAATCCGGAAGCGATTCGGTATTCTAAGATTTACGAAGCCGAAGAAACGAAAGATTGTTTTGTAATGGGGGGCGCCCCCGATCAAAGAATGATGTCGCGGAAATATATGTTGTTTCGATATCGATTTTTATTTCCCAAGCTCGCCGATTCTTTCAATCGCAACAGTTTGGTTCAGTCGATGGAAAACGTCAACATAGGCGGAAACGTCTGCGAATTTTGGGAAGATCAAGGTCCTTTCGAACCGTTCGTAATGGGCGGAACTTTGACGGGAAAAATGCATTCTCGAAGAGCCGAGAGAATACGAGAATATTCGATTTATTAAATATATAAAAAGCGGAATAAATATCCGTCCCTACTCGATCGCTCCGGATAGGAGCACTTATGGATAAATTATCCGGCATTATCTTTCCAAACGTCGGGAAGCGTGTTTTTCCCGAAGACTGGAGAAAAGAACAAGAATCCAAATCGCAAGAAGTGGTTAATCGTGACCTCGATCTTGTAGGGTGGGGAATTCATAGCGGAGGAACAATCGTAGTCGGTTCAGGATCCAATCGTGTGGATCTGATTGATACTTTGATCGCATATGACAATGAAGGAAAACGCGTTGAAGTCTCTCCTTTATCGGGAATTCCCATTCCTAATAATGCGACATCCACGCTTGTGGTTCGGCATACATTTCTGGAATCTCAGTATGATAGTCCTTCCAATCTTCCCAGTGACGGTCCGAATCTTTGGAGAGACAACTCGTATGAAATTTTCGCAAGACAAGGATCTCTCGCTACCGGTGACATTCCATTGCGATCTGTTTCTTCGAATTCTTCCGGGGTTGTTACGCTTGGTGCGGATCTTAGAATCTGGAGAGGGGTATCTGCAAACAATATCAAGGATGAACAAATTTCCGAAGAAAAACAATCATCTTCGGTTAAAACCGGTCAAGTTACGGACTTGCACGCGGATTTGATCGCAGGCATCAATCCTGATGCGAACAATCCTTTGAAATTCGTAAAAGGAATCAATCAAGCGTATCTTTATTCAAAGAATTTTGCGGAAGTTACTTTCAAGCAGGAAAGAAAATTCTTAGGGGAGATGTTTTGGATGGACGATCTTAGATCTCCTTCCACGGATTTTCCTGCGTTCTGTTTGGCCTCTGCAGATCAAGTCATCAATGCGACCGGGACAGGAGGAATGCCCGATCTCGTTCCGTATTGGTTGAATAAACCACTTCGCTACGACCCTCTTGCAGCAAATATCACCGATTTTGATGCGATCAGCTATGCGATTGTCAGCAATGTGTTAACGGTGACGTTCGCGAATAATGCTGCATGTCAAAAGATAATTGATGCTCTTGTGGAAGATAATCTTGTTCAAGGCGGTTCCTTTACAAATTGGATGACTGGAACGATTCTGCAAACAATCGGAGGGATTCCGGCTAACGCAACATTATCGATTTCCGCTCTTTCTTCTGCAAGCAGAACGATCAGTTTTAGCTGTGCTGCTGCTAATTCAAGCGGTTCTCTTTCGGGTGTGAGGGTTCGATTTTACAAACATCGTCTTCCTGATATTACACCAGGAACTACGGTGACCAATCAGGTTCGGCATTTTGCGGTTCAAGGACGAGGTTTTGTCTCTGTGATGGATACTGATTCTGAATGGATCGGAGGTTTAAGAAGAAGGGATCGATTTCAAGGGCACACAGTTAAGGGACAGTTTGATATGGGTGCGATTGCAATGGCTGGTACTACTGCTTGGGGTTTCACGGGCGTTGATAAATCTTGTGGAGTTCCTGTCACCTACGGATCATATGGTGTACCACGAATTGGTAATACAACCGATTCCCGTGGTTTATCATCATATCCTTATATATTTGTCAAACGAGTTTTATGAAAATTAAACTATACATAGCAAGTTACTTTTAAACTACTCAATCGCTTCTTTTACCAAGGAGAGATATGGAAAAAATATATATTTATTCTTCCGAAATATTGGAGGAATATCCTGCACTATTATCCCAATCGATCGAGTTGGAAGTGGAGCTTTTTAACAGAGATCAGCCTGAAATAAAGAAAAGAAAAATTTATAAAGGATCCTCTTTTCCACCGGAAGGTTATCGGTTCGAAGATGGCGAGTTAAAAGCGCTTTCCCTTTCGGAAAAAGCGGATCGTGGTTTAATCTCCATCCCGGAAGATCAGAAAATTGAAAACGAACGACTTGTTCCAAAAACGAATTTAGAACTTCTTCAAGCCGGAATTTTAACGATATCAGCGTATAAACAAAAGAAGATTGCCGAGATTTATTTCAAATTCGATGAAGCGATGGACCAAATTTTTTCTAAATATCCAAAGTCTGAACCTTTTTCTTGGCCGATTTTGGTTCCTCAGGCGAGACAATGGATTTCGGCAAACTCTCTCGAAAAGGAGAATCTCAAATCTTCTCTTGTGGCTCTCGTTAGTGAATCTAAAAGTCAAGAGGATGAGGATATTACGGAACTTGCAAATTCCATTTTGAATAAATCGAATCGATATGAATTTTTCTGCGGAATATGCAAAAGAATTAAACGGAAACTGATTTTTCAAATCGAAAGCAATGCAAAGACGAATGTTAGCGTTCTTTATCAAGAATTGGAATCGATAAAGATCGATTTTCCTGCTTTTCAGGAGTAAATTATGGATAAATTATCGGGAATAGAGTTTCCTACAGTTGGCAAAAGAGTTTTTCCAGAAGATTGGAAGAAAGAGCAAGAATCAAAAAGTCAGGAAATTATCAATCGGGATTTCGACGCTTTTGGAGCCGGAATCGATCGTGGTGGAAATATAGCAATCGGTTCTGCAGCAAATAGAGTTGATTTGACTGATTTACTAGTTGCTTACGACGAAAGCGGCAAGCGGATTGAAATCCCGCCTACGGCGGAAATCCAAGTTCCAAATAATTCTTCTTGCACGATTGTAGTTCGTCATAAGTTTCAAGAAACTGAATATACTAACCCGCTGAATCTTCCCAATGACGGTCCGGTTATTTGGAAAGACAACTCTTACGAGATCCTGGCGCGACAAGGTGCTCTTGTTGTCGGAGATGTTGCACTCCGGGCAATTTCTACCAATTCTTCCGGAGTTGTAACTTTAGGAAACGATCTCCGCGTTTATCGCGGACTCAAAGGAAACCGGATTCAAAACAACGAAGTCTCGGAAGAAAAACAAGCATCTTTGGTAAAGACCGGTTTGGTTACTGATCTACATTTGGATATTATAACTGGAATTAACCCTGATATAAATAATCCACTTAAATTCGTAAAAGCGATCAACCAAGTTTATCTTGTTCTTAAGAATTTTATGGATACAATTTTTAAACAAGAGAAGAAATATTTAGGAGAGATGTTTTGGATGGATGAACTGCGAAGTCCTTCCAGCGATTTTCCTGCATTTTGTTTGGCTTCCGCTGATCAAGTTATCAATGCAACAGGAACAGGGGGAATGCCGGATTTAGTTTCTTATTGGTTGAATAAACCGCTTCGTTACGATCCTCTTGGTGCAAATGTGACTGATTTTGATGCGATTAGCTATACAATTGCGAGTAACGTGTTAACGATTACTTTTGCGAATACGACGCCTTGTCAAAAAATGATCAATGCTCTGGCGGAAGAAAATTTAGTCCACGGTTCTTTTACGAATTGGATAACAGGAACTCTTCTCCAAACGATTGGCGGAGTGCCCGCAAATGCAACTTTGGCCATCTCAGCTTTATCAACCTCAAGTAGGACGATCAGTTTTACCTGCACTGCCGCCAATTCTAGTGGATCTCTTTCCGGGGTAAAGTTACGATTTTACAAACATAGATTACCGGATGCGGCTGGAACGACCGTCACGAATCAAGTGAGGCACTTTGCAATGCAGGGAAGAGGATTCGTTTCTGTGATGGATTCCGACAGTGAATGGATCGGTGGTTTGAGAAGACGAGATCGATTTCAGGGGCACTGGCATTCAGTTACAGGTATTTCAGCAGATCTGATACATCCAGATGGATATTCCGGGCCCGGTACTTCTCTAATTGGACAAGGACCAGTAACAGTATTGAATCCTATCACAGACGGAACCAACGGAACCCCTCGCACGGGAAAAACAACAGATGCTCGCGGACTTTCCGCGTTTCCCTATGTGTTTGCAAAAAGGGTTCTGTAAATAAAGTGTGAGCTATGTAAACATATTTGTTTGCATAGTTCGCTAAAATTGGTTTCCCTTTCGGGAAGTTTTATCGATTAGCATTACTGATTTTTATCGAGTAAAACATCCTAATAAAAGCGTTTGCTTTTAAGATAAGTATATTGCAGATTTCAAGTTTTTTATGATTCATACTGCAACAAATGAATTGTTTTTGATTTCCGATTTTACATTCGGATAATAATTGTGTTTACTACACTAGGCTTATTTTATTTGCTTTCTATTGACAACCTATTATAGAAAAGAAACTGAATAGTTTTTCGGAACGAAAAAATCGAATTAAGTTTGTGTTCTTCAAACGAACTTATTAGTTTTAATCGCACCTGTTCTATCGGAAACAAAACATTATTTCAATATGCTCGCCATTTTAATTTCCAGCACATTATCTTTGTATTTATTTATATCTTTTGGAACCGTAGTCGAAAAAATTACGAAAATAAAAATTCAATTTACCGATAGAATTTTTATTGGTCTCGCCGTAACAAACACATTCGTGTCTTTTTTATCGTTATTCTTTCCGATTTCCGGATCGGTATTGCTTATTTTTTTGGTATTCGGTTCTATCATCTTATATTTTTCAAAGGAAAGATTAAAGTCGCCGACAAACGGTCCAGTTCATAAAATTTTCGTAATTATTCTTGCAGCTCCTATTATCTTGATCGCATTAATTTTCTCCCTAAATCCCCCTTTAGCGTATGATTCAGGACTCTATCACATTCAGTCTATAAAATGGATCGAAGAATATTCCGCCGTGCCGGGCCTTGCCCATATTCATGGGCGAATTGGTTTTAATCCGAATGTATTTACGGTTTTTGCGCTTACTTCCTTAATGAATATTTTTAATCAGGAAATATTCTCCGTTAACTTCACTATTTATTCAGTATTAGTATTACATTATATATCTAAGATTCGTGAAATTTTGAAACAAGAAGGATTTACGAACTTATTCCTCCTAAATCTAATCGTATTCGTCGCAATCTTGGATCAGATTACCGATGTTTCATCACCAACTCCTGATCTTATTTCAATAGTATTTCCTTTATATATTTTGACGAACCTGCCGCGAAATACGAGCATCAACGCAGATTTGAATTTGAAAGATTACATTCCGACTATTATCTTATCCACGTATACAATCAGTGTTAAACTGGCAACGATTCCTCTTTTTTTATTGGTTCTCATTTTGATCGTCAATTTTAGAAAAGAAAGAGGTAAGTTATTTTGGATATCATCGAGCGTAACTTTAATTCTTTTACCTTGGCTGATTCGCAATTTGATATTAACTGGTTATTTGATTTATCCCTTTCCATCGCTCGACCTTTTCAATTTTGACTGGAAGCTTCCCATAGGGGAAGTGATTTCAGAAAAATCAGCAATAACGGGTTGGGCGAGAAATCCAGGAGAGGGGTATTATGAAGCTTCTCAAATGAATTTACAAGAATGGTTTCCAATTTGGTGGAAAAAGATAACTACATTCTATCGATTTCTTTTTTCTGCGGCGATTTGTTTTCCTTTGTTTGCCTTCATTCTTAATTTTTTCAAAAAAATAAAATTAGATTTTCAGACTTCTGTAATTCTTTTTGTTTCTTGGGTTGGTGTGATGTTTTGGATTTGCATAGCTCCCGATTTAAGATTTGGAAGAGCATTTCTTACCATCGCAGCCATTTCACCTCTCTTTTATTTAAACTTTAAGATCGATTTTCTTTGGATACGTGTACCGAAATACTTATCAAAAGGTATTGTGGTTTTATTCTTAATTTTAACTTTCAGTTTGCTAATGAAGGGAAAAGTTTATGCTCGATCTAAGCGATTCATTGCAGAAAATTATACTCTTCTGCTTCTTCCTAGAAAAATCGAAGTTCCTCAGAATTTGGAATTCAAAATAATTAAAATCAAGCATTTAGAATTTTTCATCCCTGTAGAAGGAGATCGATGTTTCGATCATAAGATTCCATGTATGCCCTATACTGATTATTCTTTTACTTTAAGGGGTTTTACTCTACAATCAGGATTTAAGAGTGTTCGAAATTGATAACACACAAATAAAAAAGGCGATGATTTCTCATCGCCCCTTTTGAATCAGATTTCTGATTGATTGAATTACTGTTGTGGAGCGGAAGTCGCGAAACGGAAGGTAACTCTTCTGTTTTTAGCGTCTTTTGCATCCAAACCGGAAACAGGCTCGGAAGAACCGGCGCCTTTTGTAACGATACGGTTTGCAGGAATTCCTTGTTTAATCAGAGCTTGTTTAACTGCGTTTGCGCGAAGTTCGGAGTAAAAGATATTTCCTTTTTTGTCTCCTTCAGCTTGTTCAGGACCGATCGCATCGGTGTGTCCTGTGATTTCGAGAGCGTAGCTGTCAGGAAGTTTTCCAAGACCTTCTTTGATCACTGGAGCATTTACTTTAGACCACTCGCTGAAATCTCCCGCGTTCACGTCCGCTTTTTTGTAGCTGAACCCTGGACGAGTTAAACCGTCCGGATATCTGAATTCTTTCAGTTTTTCGTTCAGAGAGTCTGCGATTGCTTCCGGAGAATTAGCATCAACGCTTCTGTTGGCTGCTGCGCCTTGCTCTTGTTGAGACGGCTCAGGAGCGGCAGATTCCTCTTTTTTTTCAGCGGAGGAGCAAAGAGTGAATGAAAATGCAATTGCACCGAGCAGAATCAGATTCAAAATCTTTTTGACCATGTGTCTTTCCTTCCTTAGATCTAAGGGGTATTGGTTTCAGTGTGTCATAATAAGGCTTAGGAAGGAAAATGGAAACTGTTTTTTTAGAGTGCTAAAAACGCGTGAAGTAAAAATCTGGAATCCTTTTCTCAATTTCAATGAACTTAGAACTAAAAGCAGAGGTCGCGGAAGAATTCTCAGGAAATCGATTGGATCGGTTCCTGAAATTTTCTTTTGGGGACGAAGTATCCCGTGCATCCATCCAAAAATGGATCGAGTCCGGCTATGTCCGCAATCAAGATCAAAAAATTCACGATAAAAGTTCCTGGAAGGTCAAAACCGGCGAACAGTATTTCCTATCCATTCCTCCAAGACCTCCTCTCAACCTCGAACCCATCCCGATGGCGTTGCCCGTAATTTTAGAAAGGGAGAATTTTCTCATCATTCATAAACCTCCGGGAATCGCGAGTCACAGCGGGCCGGGAGATCGTTCTCCTAGTTTGGTAAACGGACTGCTCTATCACTTTAAGGAATTGTCCAAGGCAGGAGGAGAAGCGCGTCCTGGGATCGTACACCGTTTGGACAAGCCTACGGAAGGATTGATTCTTATCGCAAAAAACGATCGGGCCCACGGAAAACTTTCCGAGCTTTTCCGAAAGAGAGAAATCGAAAAGAAATACTATGCTTGGGTCCAAGGACATCCTCCGGAAGAAGAGGGAACCATAGACCTTCCGATCGCAAGACATCCGGTCGAGCGGTTGAAGATGACGATTTCTCCCAAAGGAAGAAGGTCGATAACTCATTACAAAGTTCTAAAATACATCAATTCGCGTTCGGGAAGAAAATTCAGTTTCGTGGATATCGGATTGGAGACCGGACGTACGCACCAGATTCGGATTCACTTTCAAAGTCAAAGATGTCCGATCGTCGGGGACTTGTTGTACTCAAGATCGGGTTCTCAGTACGAATCCTACGGATTGCAGCTTATCTCCTATCGTCTCAAATTCAAAGATCCGTTTACGGGAGAAAAGATCGAAGCCGATCTGCCCTTGACCGAACGGTTTCTCAGGTTTGAGAAGAATGCTCCGCTATTCTAAATCGAATTTTGCTTTGATCCTTTCGGTCCGGTAATACCGGGAAATGTTCTCTGTAATCTAGAATCGTTTTCTTTTGAGCCTTGTAAAAAAGAATCGTTTCGACTTCTTCCCCTGCATCGGTAAATTCTCCGTTAGGCGAAATTGCGAGAGAATGACCGTTGTGATGAACGCTTTTGTTGTAACCCGCGATTCCGATTCGATTCACGCCGAAAACGTAGGCCTGGTTTTCGATCGCTCTCGTTTTCAAAATCAATTCCCAATGGTGAATTCTAGGAATCGGCCAATTTGCGTGAACGGTAAAAATGTCCGTATCTCCGGCGACCCTGCGGAAGATTTCCGGGAAACGAATGTCATAACAGATAAACGGAGTGATTCTGAAACTGTTCAGGTCGTAGCTTACGATTTCGGAACCTGAGCTGTAGTGACGATCTTCTCCTCCGAACGTAAACGGATGAATTTTAGAATAACGTAATACGATTTCTCCGCTTGGACCGACCACGCTGACCGTGTTGAACGGTTTACCTTCTGGATTCTTTTGAATCCAGCCCGCGCAGACATAGGAATTGGTAGACTCGGCGATTTCTTTTAAAAACGTCTCGGTGGGTCCCTCGTTCGGTTCCGCGATTCTTTTCGATCTCATCGTAAATCCGGTCGCGAACGTTTCAGGAAGAAGAATCAAATCCGGATTTTCATTTTTATTATTTTCAAGCGTAGAATGGATCAGCTTTCGTACGTGTTCGTAGTTCGCGTCTTGGTTTTCCCAAGAAAGATCGCATTGTACAAGAGCGACGTTGAGTTCACCTGGCTTCAAAGGATTCTTCTCCCGAATAAAATCGTCTTAATCATAAGACCGTTTCGAAATAGGTTTTCGGGGCGGCTTTCGGAGAAAAATTTTTCGATCGTATATCGTTCCATCGGATTCTGAAAATTGACTCGAGTTTGTTTCTCCGAAACCGGGCTCTCGGCTCCAGTCAATAAATTGCAAAGTCGGTTCGAAAAACTTCGTCTTTGATCGGAGGCAATTTATTGACTCCGCCTCCATCCCTGCCGCGTGAAAGCGCGGCGCTGAGTTCAACGAACAAAGTGAGTGGCTGCGTAGTATTTTAATATCGTTCCTTTATTGCGACTACAAAGACCTATTTTCATTCTTCCGAATAAACGGTTTCTTGGCAACCTTATGAAACTTAGGACGAATCGTGATTTCCGTAAAACCTAAATTTTCCGGGCCCGAAAGCGTATATTCGAACGCACTCAGAATTTCCGAAACGTTCAAGTAAGAATTCGGATCTTCGTCCTTCTCGAAGTCCAAACGATCGTAAAAATCCGTGTCCGCAATATCCGGATTGATGCTGATCAATTTGACTCCCGCCTTGCGGATTTCCTCGAATAAATTTAATCCGAAATGACGAAGCCCGGCCTTGGTTCCGGCGTAGGCGGCGCCGCGCACGGATTCTTTCATCGCGGCGATGGAATGGATCTGAAAAATCCATCCTTGATTTTTTTTTAAGTCGCGTAAGAGCAGTTTGGTGATCAAAATCGGGGAAACGAAATTTACGAGGAGCATCTCCTCCAATTCCCGAAACGGAATCTCTTCGTGGGGAGAGAAGTTTCCCAGACCAGCGTTGTTCACCAGAATTTTCAGAGGCGGTTCCTCTTTTAAAACATTCAATAATTCGAATTCGATTTTTTTTGTATCGGAAAGATCCAGCGTCAAATGACGATAAAGCTTCGATTCTTTCAAAAGGGAAGAGTCGGGTTCCGTTCTCGCGATTCCGACGACTCTGTAACTTTTATCGATTAGAAATTCGCAGATCGATTTTCCGATTCCTTTGGAAGAACCGGTTACGATCGCCAAAGAGCCGTTTGGCGGTTTTTCGGTTTTCATTTCGATTCCATCTCGCTTGCAACCAGTCTGTGAATTTTTTCCCGAACAACAAAGGATTCCAATTCTTTTTCGACGATCGAAAACATTTCCCTTTCCAATTCTTCCGGATAGGATTTTACTCCGGCGTGATTATCCATCGGAAGATAGAATAGATAAGAATCCGGTCTTCTCTTTTTAGAATTCTTAAAGTAATCCGAGTTCATCCGAAATACGCCCAAACTGACTTCTCTCAGTTTCTCTCCGGGGATTTCCGCAAAGATCTTTCGAACGAAATCAGGATAGATTTCGCGCCAATGGGGAACGTTTAAGATCGGGTCCAGACAAAGTCTCACTTGCCAGCCAGCATTCAACGCTTCTTTGATATTTTTCAGACGGGACGAAAGTCTCGGAGTCAATGGTTCGTGTTCGGCGACGACAAAATCCGGGGAAAGCGTCCAAGCAAGAATGACGTTGGGAGAAGGTTTTAGATCGGCGATGGATTTGAAGTTGGCGCTTTTGGTTCGGATTTCCACGATCAGATTCGGTTCCGTTTCTGCGAACGCAATCCATTCTTTACAATATCCTAATGTGTTTTCGAGCGCTAATAGATCGGTATCGTACGAAATACAGAGATACAACGGTTTGGAAAGTTTGAGCTGTTCCTTCGTTTCTTGTATGTATTCCTCGTTGTTTACGAAGACGACTAAATTCGCGGAAGAATACATTCCCTGAAGATAACAATAGGAACAGTTATAAAGACAATTCAACACGAGCGCGTTGTAATAAAAGAATTGATAACCGAAGTCCGGCGCCACTCCCGATCCGGAATATAAAAACTGTTCCTTGCGTTTTGCCAGAATCAGTTTCGGACTTCTTTTTTGGGCCTGAAAATTCTGTGCGGAAGGGTTGAACACTTCTTTGTAAGAATCGATGAGGATCACGTTCGAATCGGGAAACTTGGAAAGAATTTCCGACGTCCTCCGGTGATTCTTTGCGGATTCTTCCACATAGATATGAGAGAATCGTTTAGAACTGATAAAATTTTCGGAGCGCATTCAGTCCCTTCTTTCCTTCTTCTCTCGTTTTGACCTGCGTTTGGTCTGCATCGAAAATCCCGTTCGTGTTTTTTAAAAATGCAAGTCCCGGTTCGCAGGAATTACCGGTTCTAATTTTATATCCGATCATCCAATCTTTCAACTGAATCGCTTCGGTTTCGGATAAACGAAGCATGTCGCTCATTTCGTTGAATGCGAAATTCTCTTCCGGTTGTAAGCGGACTTCTCCGCTTGCGGAAACCGGAATGGAAAGAATCGTTTGAACCTTAGGGATCGATTCCGCGATCAATTTCGAAATTCGATCCGTTGCGGATATTCCTTCCGAAGATTCAAATTTCGTAAAATGATCGGAAACCGTTTTTACGATCCTGATTTTGTCGCCGGTGAAGAATTTCCGCGCGGCCTGGAAAAAACCGAACGCTTCCATATCGACTAACGTGTTCGGGAGTTCCTTCGTCTCGTTTTCAAAAACCGGTCGATCCGCGGTAATCAAGGAGGATTCCGAGACGGAATGTCGAAAAAGAATATCGGGATAAACGCTTTTTCCCGATCCTTGATCGGTGATCTTATGGATCAAAAAAGATTCTCCGATTTCGAACAACGGCTTCGGGGCGCCGCAGATTCCCAGATTTAAGATCCAGGAAGATTCTCCGATCGAAGTTTTGAATTCGTTTAATAAAAATGCGACGGACATAGCGGAATAAATTTTTCCCATTCCGGAAACGACGAGAGTATAATCCTCGT
Proteins encoded:
- a CDS encoding phosphorylase, whose product is MIFISVALFPEAKPWIETLGLKTLRDQTPFPVYQNEDYTLVVSGMGKIYSAMSVAFLLNEFKTSIGESSWILNLGICGAPKPLFEIGESFLIHKITDQGSGKSVYPDILFRHSVSESSLITADRPVFENETKELPNTLVDMEAFGFFQAARKFFTGDKIRIVKTVSDHFTKFESSEGISATDRISKLIAESIPKVQTILSIPVSASGEVRLQPEENFAFNEMSDMLRLSETEAIQLKDWMIGYKIRTGNSCEPGLAFLKNTNGIFDADQTQVKTREEGKKGLNALRKFYQF
- a CDS encoding SDR family oxidoreductase, encoding MKTEKPPNGSLAIVTGSSKGIGKSICEFLIDKSYRVVGIARTEPDSSLLKESKLYRHLTLDLSDTKKIEFELLNVLKEEPPLKILVNNAGLGNFSPHEEIPFRELEEMLLVNFVSPILITKLLLRDLKKNQGWIFQIHSIAAMKESVRGAAYAGTKAGLRHFGLNLFEEIRKAGVKLISINPDIADTDFYDRLDFEKDEDPNSYLNVSEILSAFEYTLSGPENLGFTEITIRPKFHKVAKKPFIRKNENRSL
- a CDS encoding SPL family radical SAM protein, translating into MRSENFISSKRFSHIYVEESAKNHRRTSEILSKFPDSNVILIDSYKEVFNPSAQNFQAQKRSPKLILAKRKEQFLYSGSGVAPDFGYQFFYYNALVLNCLYNCSYCYLQGMYSSANLVVFVNNEEYIQETKEQLKLSKPLYLCISYDTDLLALENTLGYCKEWIAFAETEPNLIVEIRTKSANFKSIADLKPSPNVILAWTLSPDFVVAEHEPLTPRLSSRLKNIKEALNAGWQVRLCLDPILNVPHWREIYPDFVRKIFAEIPGEKLREVSLGVFRMNSDYFKNSKKRRPDSYLFYLPMDNHAGVKSYPEELEREMFSIVEKELESFVVREKIHRLVASEMESK